One segment of Sinorhizobium sp. BG8 DNA contains the following:
- a CDS encoding ABC transporter permease, with protein METIGQARSRLFIRLWTALVVLAIYLPILCGALAGLAKGRYFGFPVRAFSGEWWGKTIDSLEIHALVQNSVLIAFLVTIISVFLAFFGALAFARYEWKGRRLYQKILLLPIFFPQPVLGLALLLWFNALGISPSWQTAVVAHLVWIVPVVTLVIAIQVYGFDPVLEEAASDLGASRLFILREITLPILWPGIWSGALFAFLLSWGNFPLSLYTAGADSTIPKWLYSKMVAGYTPMVPALGTMSTLSAAALLILGGIVVTQLRRRQARAAEDAI; from the coding sequence ATGGAAACCATCGGTCAGGCCCGTTCACGTCTCTTCATCAGGCTATGGACCGCACTCGTGGTCCTCGCGATCTATCTGCCGATCCTCTGCGGCGCCCTGGCGGGGCTGGCCAAGGGACGCTACTTCGGCTTCCCCGTGCGGGCCTTTTCCGGCGAATGGTGGGGCAAGACGATTGATTCGCTGGAGATTCACGCGCTCGTCCAGAACTCGGTCCTGATCGCCTTCCTGGTCACGATAATCTCGGTCTTTCTCGCCTTCTTTGGCGCGCTTGCCTTCGCACGCTACGAATGGAAAGGTCGGCGGCTCTACCAGAAGATCCTCCTCCTGCCGATCTTCTTTCCGCAGCCGGTGCTGGGGCTGGCGCTGCTCTTGTGGTTCAATGCCCTGGGGATCAGCCCGAGCTGGCAGACGGCGGTGGTTGCGCATCTAGTGTGGATCGTGCCCGTCGTCACGCTTGTCATCGCCATTCAGGTCTACGGCTTCGACCCGGTCCTGGAAGAGGCCGCGAGCGACCTTGGCGCAAGCCGCCTGTTCATCCTTCGGGAGATTACCTTGCCGATCCTGTGGCCAGGGATCTGGTCTGGCGCGCTCTTCGCCTTCCTGCTGTCGTGGGGCAACTTCCCGCTGTCGCTCTATACGGCCGGCGCGGACTCCACGATCCCGAAGTGGCTTTACTCCAAGATGGTCGCCGGCTACACGCCAATGGTTCCGGCTCTCGGCACGATGAGCACCCTTTCGGCGGCAGCGCTGCTCATCCTCGGTGGAATCGTCGTGACACAGCTGCGCCGCCGCCAGGCCCGTGCCGCGGAGGACGCCATATGA
- a CDS encoding isochorismatase family cysteine hydrolase: MNWKTAYRSFYYQGAPEPLDPVLVKGKVALLVIDVQNVYLERPDPATLSGEDLARYHGWTPFHERMHGTVIPNVRRLLDRFRGAGLDALFARIACLKDDGRDRSLSQKKPGWNDLLLPRNDWESQIVEQIAPIGDEIVVTKTTDSALTGTNLRLVLANLGITHVVCVGIFTDQCVSSTVRSLADESFDVIVVEDACAAGSSELHDREIEIMNMIYSSVMSTDELIGYLPE; this comes from the coding sequence ATGAACTGGAAGACGGCCTATCGTTCCTTCTACTACCAGGGTGCGCCGGAACCGCTGGATCCCGTGCTCGTCAAAGGCAAGGTGGCCCTCCTCGTCATCGACGTCCAGAACGTCTATCTCGAGCGGCCGGATCCTGCGACCTTGAGCGGCGAGGATCTCGCCCGTTACCATGGCTGGACGCCGTTTCACGAACGTATGCATGGCACGGTCATACCGAACGTCCGCCGCCTGCTCGACCGGTTTCGTGGAGCGGGGCTCGACGCCCTCTTTGCGCGAATAGCCTGCCTGAAAGACGATGGGCGCGACAGGTCGCTCAGCCAGAAGAAGCCGGGATGGAATGACCTTCTGCTGCCCAGGAACGATTGGGAATCGCAGATCGTGGAGCAGATTGCGCCCATTGGTGACGAGATCGTCGTCACCAAGACAACCGACAGCGCTTTGACGGGCACCAATTTGCGGCTGGTCCTCGCCAATCTCGGCATCACGCATGTCGTATGCGTCGGCATCTTCACCGATCAATGCGTTTCGTCGACCGTCCGTAGCCTCGCCGACGAGAGTTTCGACGTGATCGTGGTCGAGGATGCCTGCGCGGCGGGTTCAAGCGAACTCCATGACAGGGAGATCGAGATCATGAACATGATCTATTCGAGCGTCATGAGTACAGATGAACTGATCGGATACCTGCCTGAATGA
- a CDS encoding adenosylcobinamide amidohydrolase, producing MKAFAVTCVSPLLAAEFGAPQRMLSWSITRPGFVTARAVAWLQVSNADLPVGVDPSELLARRLSDAGHGDAVQLMTSRDVRKYCLTQARSGGVTAACLTTVGLANCGRVGEPPRAGARAGTINLLAHVDRALAEAAMIEVLSIAAEARTAAVIDLGWREDGKLVTGTGTDCIVVASPEGDNGECYAGLHTDVGAAIGRAVYEAVTRGGRQWIDERRGMA from the coding sequence ATGAAAGCCTTTGCCGTGACTTGCGTCAGCCCGCTTCTCGCCGCTGAATTCGGGGCGCCGCAGAGAATGTTGAGCTGGTCGATTACCCGACCGGGATTCGTCACGGCGCGCGCGGTCGCCTGGCTGCAGGTCAGCAATGCGGACCTTCCCGTGGGCGTCGATCCGTCGGAACTTCTTGCCAGACGGCTTTCGGATGCCGGTCATGGTGACGCCGTGCAATTGATGACATCCCGTGATGTTCGTAAGTATTGTCTTACGCAAGCAAGAAGCGGGGGTGTCACGGCGGCGTGTCTTACGACGGTTGGATTGGCCAACTGCGGCAGGGTCGGCGAACCGCCTCGCGCCGGTGCGCGCGCGGGCACCATAAACCTGCTTGCCCATGTCGATCGTGCCCTTGCCGAAGCTGCAATGATAGAGGTGTTGTCGATTGCCGCTGAGGCGCGGACGGCTGCAGTCATCGATCTCGGCTGGCGGGAAGACGGAAAGCTTGTCACCGGCACTGGAACGGACTGCATTGTCGTTGCCAGTCCGGAAGGGGACAATGGCGAATGCTATGCCGGTCTTCATACCGATGTCGGCGCAGCGATCGGTCGCGCGGTCTATGAGGCAGTGACCAGGGGAGGCAGGCAGTGGATCGACGAACGGAGGGGCATGGCGTGA
- a CDS encoding DeoR/GlpR family DNA-binding transcription regulator, translating into MKRSKAARQSQILTELNGMPSLRVAELARRLTVSTETIRRDLDEMTEQGLLNRTYGGAIRSLSTEPSVSERHTLFIAERERIAKATVQLIRDGHTLMIGSGSTTVHVARRIAVEMKNITVITHSFGVATVLAINPTIKVLMLPGDYHSTEGATVGVHTVSFLNGFYADYTILGASGLAPDGPSDALIECAAVYSAMIMRAAKTVVAADHSKLDRIFPARYAPWLQIGHVVTDAAPQGALRTNLEQSGVKTVIA; encoded by the coding sequence ATGAAGCGCTCGAAAGCTGCAAGACAGTCCCAGATCCTGACCGAACTCAATGGAATGCCGAGCCTGCGCGTGGCGGAACTCGCACGCCGGCTTACGGTTTCGACGGAGACGATCCGGCGGGATCTCGACGAGATGACGGAGCAGGGGCTGCTCAATCGCACCTACGGTGGGGCAATCAGGTCGCTCAGCACCGAGCCGTCGGTATCTGAGCGTCACACGCTGTTCATTGCCGAGCGTGAGCGCATCGCCAAGGCCACCGTCCAGCTCATTCGAGACGGTCACACCCTGATGATCGGTTCGGGCTCGACCACAGTGCACGTCGCGCGCCGCATCGCGGTCGAGATGAAGAACATAACGGTCATTACGCATTCCTTCGGCGTGGCAACCGTTCTTGCCATCAACCCGACCATCAAGGTCCTGATGCTGCCAGGGGATTACCATTCCACCGAGGGGGCGACCGTCGGCGTGCACACGGTGTCCTTTCTCAATGGCTTTTACGCCGACTACACGATCCTCGGCGCGAGCGGCCTCGCCCCGGATGGTCCTTCCGATGCCCTGATCGAGTGTGCGGCGGTTTATTCAGCGATGATCATGCGCGCGGCCAAGACCGTGGTCGCCGCCGATCATTCAAAACTCGATCGCATTTTCCCGGCCCGCTACGCGCCCTGGCTCCAGATCGGCCATGTGGTTACCGACGCAGCGCCCCAGGGCGCCCTCAGGACGAATCTCGAACAGAGCGGCGTAAAGACGGTCATCGCCTGA
- a CDS encoding glutathione S-transferase family protein, translating to MKPALYAHPFSSYCQKALIALYENNVDFEFRMLSAENPSILSEFEALWPLKRFPILVDGDRTVLEASIIIEYLGLHYPGPVRLIPTDPDLALQTRMLDRFFDNYIQGSQQKIVFDSLRNEKDRDAYGVEEARSMLDRCYAWLDSHMEGRSWVAGETFSLADCSAAPALFYADWTKPIDPRFANVHAYRRRLLERPSFARAVDEARPYRAYFPLGAPDRD from the coding sequence ATGAAACCGGCACTCTATGCGCACCCGTTCTCGTCCTACTGCCAGAAAGCCCTGATCGCGCTCTACGAGAACAACGTCGATTTCGAGTTTCGAATGCTGAGTGCGGAAAATCCATCCATTCTGAGTGAGTTCGAGGCACTGTGGCCGCTGAAGCGGTTTCCCATCCTCGTCGACGGTGACCGTACGGTTCTGGAGGCCTCGATCATCATCGAATATCTCGGGCTTCACTATCCGGGTCCCGTTCGCCTCATACCGACCGACCCCGACCTGGCGCTCCAGACCCGGATGCTTGATCGCTTCTTCGACAACTACATCCAGGGATCGCAGCAGAAGATCGTCTTCGACAGCCTTCGCAACGAGAAAGACCGTGACGCGTACGGCGTGGAAGAGGCGCGGTCCATGCTCGACAGGTGCTATGCCTGGCTCGACAGCCACATGGAAGGAAGGTCCTGGGTTGCGGGCGAAACATTCAGCCTGGCGGACTGTTCGGCGGCTCCCGCCCTTTTCTACGCCGACTGGACGAAACCGATCGACCCGCGCTTCGCCAACGTCCACGCCTATCGCCGCCGGTTGCTCGAGCGTCCGTCCTTCGCCAGGGCTGTCGACGAAGCCAGACCCTATCGGGCGTACTTCCCGCTCGGCGCACCCGACAGGGACTAG
- a CDS encoding ABC transporter ATP-binding protein, translated as MAHIELKGISKTFGSHPALGNLDLEIADGEFFVLLGQTGAGKTTTLRLIAGLEKPTEGRILIDGRDVADWGAAERDVALVLQQYSLYPRYTVRENLEFPLKAKIRRIDANEIKERVERVARTLRIEHLLDRKTDRLSGGEMQRVSIGRAIVRKPRVFLMDEPLSALDAKLREALRTELKNLQMNLGATFLFVTHDQIEAMSMGDKIGVLDNGHLVQTGTPQEIYNNPRNTFVARSVGSPPMNLLDGKLLNGRAVMTPNSFELPYEGQVVADDRPLTFGIRPEDLFLDRGAPAEARVHDIENHGVEKILTLRVGSSMLRATVPARTGVEIEEAVRFAWDPAKVVLFDGETGMNLGHTG; from the coding sequence ATGGCCCATATAGAACTCAAGGGAATATCCAAAACCTTCGGCAGTCATCCCGCCCTGGGGAACCTCGATCTTGAAATTGCCGACGGCGAATTTTTCGTGCTTCTCGGCCAGACGGGCGCCGGCAAGACGACGACGCTGCGGCTGATCGCCGGACTGGAAAAGCCGACCGAGGGCAGGATCCTGATCGATGGCCGCGACGTCGCTGACTGGGGCGCGGCAGAGCGCGATGTCGCTCTGGTGTTGCAGCAGTATTCCCTCTATCCGCGCTACACCGTGCGCGAGAACCTGGAATTTCCGCTAAAGGCGAAGATCCGGCGGATCGACGCGAACGAGATCAAGGAACGGGTGGAGCGGGTCGCACGCACGCTCCGGATCGAACATCTGCTCGACCGCAAGACCGACCGGCTCTCGGGCGGGGAGATGCAGCGTGTTTCGATCGGCCGGGCGATCGTCCGCAAGCCGCGTGTTTTCCTGATGGACGAACCGCTTTCGGCGCTGGACGCGAAGCTGCGCGAAGCGCTTCGCACGGAGCTCAAGAACCTCCAGATGAATCTCGGAGCGACATTCCTCTTCGTTACCCACGACCAGATCGAGGCGATGTCGATGGGCGACAAGATCGGCGTGCTGGACAATGGTCACCTTGTCCAGACCGGAACGCCTCAGGAAATCTACAACAATCCCAGGAACACCTTCGTCGCCCGGTCGGTCGGCTCGCCGCCCATGAACCTTCTCGACGGCAAGCTTCTCAATGGGCGCGCGGTCATGACGCCGAACAGTTTCGAACTTCCCTATGAGGGGCAGGTCGTCGCAGATGACCGGCCGCTCACCTTCGGCATTCGACCGGAGGACCTGTTCCTTGATCGGGGCGCCCCCGCCGAAGCGCGCGTGCACGACATCGAGAACCATGGCGTGGAGAAGATCCTGACGCTTCGGGTCGGCAGCAGCATGCTGCGCGCAACGGTTCCGGCCAGAACCGGGGTGGAAATCGAAGAGGCAGTGCGCTTCGCCTGGGACCCCGCCAAGGTCGTCCTTTTCGATGGCGAGACCGGAATGAACCTGGGGCACACGGGATAG
- a CDS encoding ABC transporter ATP-binding protein, translating to MTQIELRGIGKYFGALKVIKDLNIAINDNEFIVLLGQSGCGKTTTLRAIAGLETIDEGDILIDGKPVQDMKASDRDIAFVFQSFSLYPHMNVYENVAFPLRATRKSRSEVDSEVQAVAKTLQITHLLSKKPSALSGGDMQRVAIGRALVRRPKAMLMDEPIGALDAKLREEMRTEIKRLHLKQGSTTIYVTHDQVEAMSLADRIVVMHEGVLQQVGSPSDVYSRPANIFVAQFVGSPVMNIADAMVSQQDGMATVVVDGAAEGLAFPPELIGKLDAKGTRSGSIVLGVRPEGLQIAREQRDGYQAVEVQLIEPLGSHDIVDLKVGSQTLRARTKSGFVPNPGERVWARIDPSQAHFFDRATGISLGIEL from the coding sequence ATGACACAGATCGAGCTTCGCGGGATCGGCAAGTATTTCGGCGCTCTGAAGGTGATCAAGGACCTCAACATCGCCATCAACGACAACGAGTTCATTGTCCTCCTCGGCCAGTCCGGCTGCGGCAAGACGACGACGTTGCGCGCCATCGCGGGACTGGAGACGATCGACGAGGGCGATATCCTGATCGACGGAAAGCCTGTGCAGGACATGAAGGCCTCGGACCGGGATATCGCCTTCGTGTTCCAGTCCTTCTCCCTCTACCCACACATGAACGTCTACGAGAATGTCGCGTTTCCCCTGCGCGCTACACGAAAGAGCAGGAGCGAGGTCGATAGCGAGGTGCAGGCCGTCGCGAAGACATTGCAGATCACGCACCTGCTTTCGAAGAAGCCGTCGGCGCTCTCGGGCGGGGACATGCAACGCGTGGCGATAGGGCGGGCACTCGTCCGTCGCCCGAAGGCGATGCTGATGGACGAGCCGATCGGCGCACTCGACGCGAAGCTGCGCGAGGAGATGCGCACGGAAATCAAGCGGCTTCACCTCAAGCAGGGGTCGACGACGATCTACGTCACCCACGACCAGGTCGAGGCCATGTCGCTCGCAGACCGCATCGTCGTGATGCATGAGGGCGTGCTCCAGCAGGTCGGCAGCCCTTCGGATGTCTACTCCCGCCCGGCTAACATCTTCGTGGCCCAGTTCGTTGGCAGCCCGGTGATGAACATCGCCGATGCAATGGTCAGCCAGCAAGACGGCATGGCCACCGTCGTGGTCGATGGCGCCGCAGAAGGTCTTGCTTTCCCTCCGGAACTGATCGGCAAGCTCGACGCCAAGGGCACCAGGAGCGGGAGCATCGTGCTCGGCGTGCGACCGGAAGGGCTCCAGATCGCCCGTGAACAGCGTGACGGATATCAAGCCGTCGAGGTGCAACTCATCGAGCCGCTCGGTTCTCACGACATCGTCGATCTCAAGGTTGGCTCGCAGACGTTGCGGGCGCGAACCAAGAGCGGTTTCGTGCCCAATCCCGGTGAGCGGGTCTGGGCCAGAATCGATCCTTCGCAGGCCCATTTCTTCGACAGGGCAACCGGCATTTCTCTCGGAATCGAACTCTGA
- a CDS encoding carbohydrate ABC transporter permease — MAAVRTSSERAMNRLAIAAVLVITLIFLAPIYWITSTAFKPRNLATTIPPTVVFQPEISPFVKLFTKRSQLRNPPTPEEYAAAPWWERLVFDGGEKVVRSGKGEVQLSGYPSRFMNSLIVAISSTVLAVSMGTFTAYGFSRFRVKGEADLLFFILSTRMLPPVVVAIPMFLMYRAVGLNDTHWGLIILYTAFNLSFSVWLMKGFIDEIPKEYEEAALVDGYTRMEAFFKIVLPEAATGIAATAVFCFITAWNEYAFALIMTNRRAQTAPPFIPSQVGSGLPDWTVIAAGTVLFLLPVAIFTFLLRNHLLRGMSFGAIRK; from the coding sequence ATGGCTGCCGTTCGCACATCTTCCGAACGCGCGATGAACCGCCTTGCGATTGCCGCGGTCCTTGTCATCACGCTGATCTTTCTGGCTCCGATCTACTGGATCACCTCAACGGCCTTCAAACCGCGAAACCTCGCGACGACGATACCCCCGACCGTCGTCTTCCAACCCGAAATTTCACCCTTCGTGAAGCTCTTCACCAAGCGCTCGCAGCTCAGAAACCCGCCGACGCCCGAAGAGTATGCGGCAGCCCCGTGGTGGGAGCGGCTGGTCTTCGACGGCGGCGAGAAGGTCGTCCGTTCGGGCAAGGGCGAAGTGCAGTTATCGGGCTATCCCAGCCGGTTCATGAATTCACTGATCGTCGCGATCAGCTCGACGGTTCTTGCCGTCAGCATGGGAACGTTCACGGCCTACGGCTTCTCGCGCTTCAGGGTGAAGGGAGAGGCAGACCTTCTGTTCTTCATCCTCTCGACTCGCATGCTGCCGCCCGTGGTGGTCGCCATCCCGATGTTCCTGATGTACCGCGCTGTCGGTCTCAACGATACCCACTGGGGCCTGATCATCCTCTACACGGCGTTCAACCTGTCCTTTTCTGTCTGGCTCATGAAGGGTTTCATCGACGAAATCCCCAAGGAGTACGAGGAAGCGGCGCTCGTCGACGGCTACACGCGGATGGAGGCCTTCTTCAAGATCGTGTTGCCGGAGGCCGCGACGGGCATCGCCGCGACCGCCGTCTTCTGCTTCATCACGGCCTGGAACGAATACGCCTTCGCGCTGATCATGACGAACCGTCGCGCGCAGACGGCCCCGCCATTCATTCCGAGCCAGGTCGGTTCCGGGCTGCCTGACTGGACGGTGATTGCCGCGGGCACGGTCCTGTTCCTCTTGCCGGTCGCCATTTTCACTTTCCTGCTGCGGAACCACTTGCTGCGCGGCATGTCATTCGGAGCGATCCGCAAATGA
- a CDS encoding sugar ABC transporter permease encodes MATAIMTTLDSHSRAASRGMSDIKIRNLFIIPTILFLIIFNIFPLVYSLGYSFTDFRASTNAPANFIGLQNYRELLNDPFIWTNFAITAKYVIVSVTGQVLVGFGVAMLLNRDIPFKGLLTTLLLLPMMLSMAVVGLFWKLLYDPSFGIINYALGLGSFEWLANPSMALYAVAITDIWMWSPFVMLLSLAGLSAVPKHLYEAAAIDRAGPFYTFFRITLPLVAPILMIAIIFRTMEAFKTFDLAYILTSQPTTEVISIRLYKMAFQEWQTGRSCALAYIVLIMVLAITNIYVKYLNKVKER; translated from the coding sequence TTGGCAACCGCTATCATGACGACGCTGGATTCGCATTCGCGCGCCGCCTCGCGAGGCATGAGCGACATCAAGATCCGCAATCTGTTCATCATCCCGACGATCCTTTTCCTGATCATCTTCAACATTTTTCCGCTCGTTTACTCGCTCGGCTATTCCTTCACGGACTTTCGCGCCTCGACCAACGCGCCGGCCAACTTCATCGGGCTCCAGAACTACCGCGAGCTTCTGAACGACCCCTTCATCTGGACCAATTTTGCGATCACGGCGAAGTACGTGATCGTATCGGTGACTGGCCAGGTTCTCGTCGGTTTCGGGGTGGCGATGCTGCTGAACCGGGACATCCCGTTCAAGGGACTGCTGACCACGCTGCTTCTCCTGCCTATGATGCTCTCGATGGCGGTCGTGGGGCTCTTCTGGAAGCTGCTCTACGACCCCTCCTTCGGCATCATCAACTACGCGCTCGGCCTCGGCTCGTTCGAATGGCTCGCGAACCCGAGCATGGCGCTCTATGCGGTCGCCATCACCGACATCTGGATGTGGTCGCCCTTCGTCATGCTGCTTTCGCTGGCCGGGCTCTCGGCGGTCCCCAAGCATCTCTACGAGGCTGCGGCGATCGACCGGGCCGGGCCATTCTACACCTTCTTCCGCATCACGCTGCCGCTGGTCGCCCCCATCCTTATGATCGCGATCATCTTCCGTACCATGGAGGCCTTCAAGACCTTCGATCTCGCCTACATCTTAACCAGCCAGCCGACGACGGAAGTGATCTCCATCCGGCTCTACAAGATGGCGTTCCAGGAATGGCAGACGGGACGCTCCTGCGCATTGGCCTACATCGTGCTGATCATGGTGCTGGCAATCACCAACATCTACGTGAAGTACCTCAACAAGGTGAAGGAGCGCTGA